One Pseudomonadota bacterium genomic region harbors:
- a CDS encoding AMP-binding protein — protein MESFKDEYTFTRFEEMAEKYSSNTALVYLGERFTYGGFSRLIDKFATGLANLGVKRQDRVMIYIPNCPQWMIANFAINKIGAVIVPVSPIYTSFEIEYMIHDAGVKTVICLDTNFVYVKEIMEKTNLENVIVTSLADLVPVWKRALGYMFDKIPKGKIEKNNKVHSFRKILKESWPRPPKVEIDPFNDLSYIMYTGGTTGFPKGVPGNHTGEVSYIHDIMEDVIGGYTEEGKDTVLMVNPLFHIMAKGFAIAFGFNYGNTVVLMPIPEVDAVLSAVERYRARWMLGVPALYRMILENDRLDQYNLSSLRYCYCGGDTLPVEVFKSWKEKYGVPLYQVYGSTEIGHVTYSPLHKDPSPTTIGKPLKTRKSIVADRDSLEILPPGELGELLVTSPYTIKHYLNKPEETSYSYVDLNGEIYYRMGDFVKMNEEGELEFVERTADIIKHKAYRVSASEVEAALQDHPTVIGACVVGIPDPKVGERIKAIVVLKEDAKGVGSTELIRWCRDRLAPYKVPQYIEFRDMLPKSKVGKLLRREIRDEEKRKLEKEKKKSSAT, from the coding sequence ATGGAATCGTTCAAAGACGAATACACATTTACCCGTTTTGAAGAGATGGCAGAGAAATATTCGAGCAATACTGCCCTCGTCTATCTCGGGGAGCGATTTACCTATGGGGGGTTTAGCAGGCTTATCGACAAATTTGCTACAGGTCTTGCCAATCTGGGCGTAAAACGCCAGGACAGGGTTATGATTTACATACCAAACTGCCCCCAGTGGATGATTGCAAACTTTGCCATAAACAAAATTGGGGCTGTAATAGTCCCTGTTTCACCTATATACACATCATTTGAGATAGAGTACATGATCCATGATGCTGGGGTTAAGACGGTCATATGCCTTGATACAAACTTTGTCTATGTAAAAGAAATTATGGAGAAAACAAATCTGGAAAATGTTATCGTTACAAGTCTTGCAGACCTTGTCCCTGTCTGGAAAAGAGCCCTTGGTTATATGTTTGATAAAATTCCTAAGGGTAAAATTGAAAAAAACAACAAGGTGCATTCTTTTAGAAAGATTTTAAAAGAAAGCTGGCCAAGACCACCTAAGGTAGAAATTGATCCGTTTAATGATCTTTCCTATATCATGTATACAGGTGGTACTACTGGTTTTCCGAAAGGGGTCCCCGGAAACCATACAGGAGAAGTATCCTATATTCATGACATCATGGAAGATGTGATTGGGGGCTATACTGAAGAGGGTAAGGATACTGTATTAATGGTGAACCCTCTTTTCCATATTATGGCTAAAGGGTTCGCTATAGCTTTCGGATTTAATTACGGCAATACAGTTGTATTGATGCCCATTCCTGAAGTAGACGCTGTACTTTCAGCCGTTGAGCGTTATCGTGCCCGCTGGATGCTCGGTGTTCCTGCCCTTTACCGGATGATACTTGAGAATGATAGGCTTGATCAGTATAATCTTAGTTCCCTGAGATACTGTTATTGTGGTGGAGATACCCTTCCTGTGGAAGTATTCAAAAGCTGGAAGGAAAAATATGGTGTACCCCTTTATCAGGTATATGGATCAACCGAAATAGGGCATGTCACGTATAGCCCTCTTCATAAAGACCCATCCCCGACAACGATCGGGAAACCCTTAAAAACAAGAAAGTCCATTGTTGCTGATAGGGATTCTTTAGAGATACTTCCACCTGGCGAGCTTGGAGAGCTCCTCGTTACATCTCCCTATACAATAAAACATTATCTCAATAAACCCGAGGAAACGAGCTATTCCTATGTTGATTTAAACGGTGAAATCTACTACAGGATGGGCGATTTTGTGAAGATGAATGAAGAGGGGGAACTGGAATTTGTTGAGAGAACCGCTGATATAATTAAACATAAAGCCTACAGGGTTTCTGCCTCAGAGGTTGAAGCCGCCCTTCAGGATCATCCCACCGTTATAGGGGCATGCGTGGTAGGTATCCCCGATCCGAAGGTGGGTGAAAGGATAAAAGCCATCGTGGTCTTGAAAGAAGATGCGAAAGGTGTGGGAAGTACTGAACTTATAAGGTGGTGTAGAGACAGGCTTGCTCCATACAAGGTCCCCCAGTATATTGAGTTCAGAGATATGCTACCAAAATCCAAGGTTGGGAAGTTGTTGAGAAGGGAAATAAGAGACGAGGAAAAGAGAAAACTGGAAAAAGAAAAGAAGAAATCCTCCGCAACGTAA
- a CDS encoding ABC transporter ATP-binding protein, producing the protein MGKSMSDAPFLSAKGISKSFGGLKALVDVSFEIQQGEIYGIIGPNGSGKTTLINCITGFIKPGAGRVYFKGKEITGWPAHKIAHIGITRTFQIMRPYYTLPAFKNLIIPLWSPRAKKTGGWRGGGKHGDRDTVAVDILEEIGFERDSRVPYKLASTLPTGYQKRLELARCIAMRPEIIFCDEVFSGLSMSEIAGMTPLIEKMKMEGITLIMVEHRLRELFRVADRVMALNFGEKIAEGLSSAVIEDKRVKEAYLGKEAV; encoded by the coding sequence ATGGGTAAAAGTATGAGCGATGCGCCATTTCTTTCAGCAAAAGGGATCAGCAAATCTTTTGGTGGGCTTAAAGCTCTTGTGGATGTGAGCTTTGAAATACAACAAGGTGAAATCTACGGTATCATAGGTCCGAATGGCTCAGGCAAAACCACCCTGATCAACTGTATAACAGGATTTATAAAGCCAGGGGCTGGTCGTGTGTATTTTAAGGGAAAAGAAATAACAGGATGGCCTGCCCATAAGATAGCACACATCGGTATTACCAGGACATTCCAGATTATGAGACCCTACTATACCCTCCCAGCCTTTAAAAACCTGATTATACCGCTGTGGTCACCGAGGGCAAAAAAAACAGGCGGCTGGCGGGGAGGCGGAAAACATGGGGACAGGGATACTGTAGCAGTAGACATCCTTGAAGAAATCGGTTTTGAAAGGGATTCCCGTGTTCCTTATAAGCTTGCTTCCACCCTTCCGACAGGCTATCAAAAGAGACTTGAGCTTGCACGCTGTATTGCCATGAGACCTGAGATCATCTTCTGTGATGAGGTTTTTTCGGGCTTAAGTATGAGCGAGATTGCCGGGATGACGCCGTTGATTGAAAAGATGAAGATGGAGGGGATTACGCTCATCATGGTGGAGCACAGGCTACGGGAACTCTTCAGGGTAGCAGACAGGGTGATGGCATTGAACTTCGGGGAGAAGATTGCTGAGGGTTTATCAAGCGCTGTCATAGAAGATAAGAGGGTAAAGGAAGCATATCTCGGAAAAGAAGCGGTATGA
- a CDS encoding phage tail protein produces the protein MKFDIKLEGVNEALKMFSADAVRRAVKTTLNEAGDKAKSEAIKQITEDYNVPPSAVREFLKVKKASYGETCEYTITARGKGIPLIKFGARQVGVKIKQAIGRYTRRAKHFGNFQRGGPVTVLVKKAGGRKVVHWEPKPFIAVGPKVGPQVFARQGRERRKLCRLLGPGLALLFGSKKVLEHAKRAALDTWAKRFAHNLDYFSKK, from the coding sequence ATGAAATTTGATATAAAACTTGAAGGCGTAAATGAGGCGTTGAAAATGTTCAGTGCTGATGCCGTGAGACGAGCTGTAAAAACAACCCTTAACGAGGCTGGAGACAAGGCAAAAAGTGAAGCTATAAAACAGATAACAGAAGACTACAATGTCCCGCCGAGTGCTGTTCGGGAATTTCTAAAAGTTAAAAAGGCTTCCTATGGTGAGACCTGTGAGTACACAATCACGGCCAGGGGTAAGGGTATTCCGTTGATAAAATTTGGTGCCCGCCAGGTGGGGGTAAAAATCAAACAAGCTATCGGCCGTTATACAAGGCGAGCGAAGCATTTCGGCAACTTCCAGCGCGGCGGTCCGGTAACTGTATTGGTAAAAAAAGCGGGCGGGCGAAAAGTAGTACATTGGGAACCGAAACCATTTATCGCTGTGGGCCCGAAAGTAGGACCGCAAGTATTTGCCAGACAGGGGAGAGAACGCAGAAAATTGTGCCGCCTCCTCGGTCCCGGGCTGGCCTTGCTGTTTGGTAGCAAAAAGGTATTAGAACACGCAAAAAGGGCAGCACTGGATACCTGGGCTAAACGCTTTGCGCATAACCTGGACTATTTCAGCAAGAAGTGA
- a CDS encoding helix-turn-helix transcriptional regulator, protein MDKWAPEKIKDLRKEMDLTQKDFGDRIGVTREYVNKLEKGVRRPGKTMCILLDCIEQKGRKKRKESVKHGKRDL, encoded by the coding sequence ATGGATAAGTGGGCACCAGAAAAAATTAAAGACCTTAGAAAAGAGATGGATCTTACTCAAAAAGATTTTGGGGATCGTATCGGTGTTACACGAGAATATGTCAATAAGCTTGAAAAGGGGGTGAGAAGGCCAGGCAAAACGATGTGCATCTTGTTAGATTGCATAGAACAGAAGGGAAGAAAAAAGAGAAAGGAGAGTGTTAAACATGGCAAAAGGGATTTATAA
- a CDS encoding ABC transporter ATP-binding protein: MFEARELMVFYENMLALNNVSIECEKGKIVGVFGSNSAGKSTLMYALSGIILDIKKKEEMRGGERISLYGRIFFNGKDVTTIKPHERAKMGVILCPERRRIFPESSVMENLKIGAYLSKRRETKENIDYVLNLFPRLKDHLKRQGGFLSGGEQQMLAIGRALMANPQVLLLDEPLLGLSPAYQDIVIEGTSKIRDAKGISIIITEQYARPVMPIIDYGYILENGSSMLSGTKEELMDNPDVKSAYFGV; the protein is encoded by the coding sequence ATGTTTGAAGCACGGGAACTGATGGTTTTTTATGAAAACATGCTTGCACTTAATAACGTGAGTATCGAATGCGAAAAAGGGAAGATTGTCGGGGTATTCGGTTCTAATAGCGCTGGTAAGAGCACGTTAATGTATGCCCTTTCAGGGATAATCCTCGATATTAAAAAAAAGGAGGAAATGAGAGGAGGAGAGAGAATCTCTTTATACGGCCGGATCTTTTTTAATGGAAAGGATGTTACAACGATTAAACCCCATGAGAGGGCAAAGATGGGAGTTATCTTATGCCCTGAAAGGCGGAGGATATTTCCTGAAAGCTCTGTCATGGAAAACTTAAAGATTGGTGCATATCTCTCTAAAAGAAGGGAAACAAAAGAAAATATAGATTATGTATTAAACCTTTTTCCCCGGTTAAAGGACCACTTAAAAAGACAGGGAGGTTTTTTAAGCGGTGGCGAACAACAGATGCTCGCTATTGGAAGGGCATTGATGGCAAATCCGCAAGTGTTGCTCCTTGATGAACCACTTCTTGGCCTAAGCCCTGCGTATCAGGATATTGTCATTGAAGGGACAAGCAAAATTCGGGATGCAAAGGGGATAAGTATAATCATTACGGAACAATATGCACGGCCTGTAATGCCGATCATAGATTATGGATACATTCTTGAAAATGGCTCAAGTATGCTTTCTGGAACAAAGGAAGAGCTTATGGACAATCCGGATGTAAAATCTGCCTACTTTGGAGTATGA
- a CDS encoding transcriptional coactivator p15/PC4 family protein, which translates to MLVGETEKNARERIRISIEEYRGHKFIDCRTYFKDTAGEMKPSRKGIALNEDVIDEVLELLNKAREKLLEE; encoded by the coding sequence ATGTTGGTAGGAGAGACAGAAAAGAACGCAAGAGAAAGGATCCGTATTTCAATTGAAGAATATAGAGGCCACAAATTCATCGACTGCAGAACGTATTTCAAAGATACAGCCGGTGAAATGAAACCATCCCGAAAAGGGATAGCTCTTAATGAGGACGTCATCGATGAAGTGCTTGAGCTCCTCAACAAGGCAAGAGAAAAGCTCCTTGAGGAATAA
- a CDS encoding helix-turn-helix domain-containing protein, whose product MKIEFEEQDIQFIAVRVVELIRPLLTANPARQSEDIIFDVPGLCEYLKVSKKWIHERTHLKQIPHFKGSNKMLRFRKRDVDKWLESLKTPAINDFTGRLKAIK is encoded by the coding sequence ATGAAAATAGAGTTTGAAGAACAGGATATTCAGTTTATAGCGGTCCGGGTTGTTGAATTGATAAGACCTCTATTGACAGCCAACCCGGCGCGGCAAAGTGAGGATATAATATTTGACGTGCCTGGACTATGTGAATATCTGAAAGTTTCAAAAAAATGGATCCATGAACGAACCCACTTGAAACAAATCCCGCATTTTAAAGGCAGCAACAAGATGCTAAGGTTCAGGAAACGAGACGTTGACAAGTGGCTTGAGTCTCTCAAAACCCCAGCTATCAATGATTTCACAGGAAGATTAAAGGCGATAAAATAA
- a CDS encoding site-specific integrase, with the protein MAKGIYKRGNIFWIRYAGLNGKTLYESSASSKFRDAETLLIKRKQTIKEGKQPEVKKRIPNVTFKELAKAYLDWAKRQRGFRSKKGFVLQFVDIYGSIPLRYFNGMVIEKFQSDRIGKGNKPATVNRLVATIKHMFSKAVEWEMVEEEIQKKIRRVKLLEANNRRLRYLSKEECQNLIKVCESYLRPIIIFALNSGCRKNEILSLKWENVDLQHGFILLDQTKNGERRELPINETLRVTLESLPRRLDGGYVFYDPKTDERYKDVKRSFATALRKAGIKDFHFHDLRHTFASHLVMAGVDIMTVKELLGHKTLAMTLRYSHLSPKHLVKALSILDDALNDNINYTKTIQFGRGTP; encoded by the coding sequence ATGGCAAAAGGGATTTATAAAAGAGGCAATATCTTTTGGATCCGTTACGCAGGGCTTAATGGTAAGACCCTCTATGAATCTTCTGCCTCATCAAAATTCAGGGACGCTGAAACCCTTTTAATCAAGAGAAAACAGACCATTAAGGAAGGGAAGCAACCAGAAGTTAAAAAACGTATCCCAAATGTGACATTCAAAGAGCTTGCAAAAGCATACCTTGATTGGGCGAAACGACAGCGAGGATTCAGGAGTAAAAAAGGTTTTGTTTTGCAGTTTGTCGATATTTACGGAAGCATACCTCTAAGATATTTCAATGGTATGGTTATCGAAAAATTTCAATCAGACAGAATAGGGAAGGGTAATAAACCGGCTACCGTGAATAGGCTCGTGGCCACAATCAAACATATGTTTTCAAAAGCCGTTGAGTGGGAGATGGTTGAAGAAGAAATACAGAAGAAGATCCGGCGGGTTAAATTACTCGAGGCCAATAACAGGCGTCTAAGGTATTTGTCGAAAGAAGAATGTCAGAATCTCATAAAGGTTTGTGAATCCTACTTGAGACCGATTATTATTTTTGCTCTCAATAGCGGATGCCGCAAAAATGAAATCCTGTCTTTAAAGTGGGAAAACGTAGACCTGCAACATGGCTTTATTCTTCTGGACCAGACAAAGAACGGTGAGAGAAGGGAGCTACCAATCAACGAGACCTTACGGGTTACTTTAGAATCATTACCCAGGAGATTAGACGGCGGGTATGTGTTCTATGATCCTAAGACCGATGAACGGTATAAGGACGTTAAGCGCTCATTTGCTACAGCATTAAGAAAAGCAGGGATAAAAGATTTTCATTTTCACGATCTCAGGCATACATTTGCAAGTCACCTTGTAATGGCGGGGGTAGATATTATGACAGTGAAAGAGCTGTTGGGCCATAAAACCCTTGCAATGACTTTACGGTATAGCCACCTTTCGCCTAAACACCTTGTGAAAGCCTTGTCTATCCTCGATGATGCCCTCAACGACAATATCAACTATACAAAAACTATACAATTTGGAAGGGGTACCCCTTGA